Proteins co-encoded in one Papaver somniferum cultivar HN1 chromosome 5, ASM357369v1, whole genome shotgun sequence genomic window:
- the LOC113283785 gene encoding protein LURP-one-related 10-like, with product MASNQATNSIVVISPQYCALYPVELYTAKEVEKVTEDRYLGAFDINGNNIFKVKTSGYFSSRLILVDAAGVPAVSLKPVKFSCHRRWKVYRGDSSEPRDLLFTVKKSQYLQCKIKLDVFLASNTTKDICDFKIKQTYNEKSCVIYRGNSGNIIAEMHKNKAVRDKVRGKDTFSVTVSPNVDHAFVIAMGAVLNEVNTPSSCSCCCCVAGLVEFVGAAAGS from the exons ATGGCAAGCAATCAAGCAACCAATTCTATTGTTGTAATCTCACCTCAATATTGCGCACTATATCCAGTGGAACTTTATACTGCCAAGGAGGTTGAAAAAGTAACAGAAGATAGGTATTTAGGAGCTTTTGATATCAATGGAAATAATATCTTCAAAGTTAAAACCAGTGGCTACTTCAGTAGTCGCcttatccttgtcgatgctgcgGGAGTTCCTGCCGTATCTCTAAAACCAGTG AAATTCTCTTGTCATCGGAGGTGGAAAGTATATAGAGGGGATAGCTCAGAGCCAAGAGATCTATTGTTTACTGTAAAGAAATCTCAGTATCTACAATGCAAGATTAAATTGGATGTCTTCTTAGCATCTAACACAACTAAAGATATATGTGATTTTAAAATTAAACAAACCTATAATGAGAAATCTTGTGTCATCTATCGAGGGAACTCAGGCAACATTATTGCTGAG ATGCACAAGAACAAGGCTGTCCGAGATAAAGTTCGTGGGAAGGACACATTCTCAGTCACCGTCTCCCCGAATGTTGATCATGCATTTGTTATTGCCATGGGTGCGGTTCTCAATGAGGTTAATACGCCTAGTagttgcagctgctgttgctgtgttgCTGGACTGGTGGAATTTGTCGGGGCGGCGGCTGGTAGCTGA